One Glycine soja cultivar W05 chromosome 2, ASM419377v2, whole genome shotgun sequence genomic region harbors:
- the LOC114388608 gene encoding protein disulfide-isomerase SCO2: MRMFATNATSNLFFPCSPSSFRCRAAAGDLSAGPSFIQSVAGGLRIGQFPDGAGLAVEGRRGGGGNEPIRVKKWSRKNESYLDNDAEPLPLPMTYPDSSPVSQEEIDKRLQCDPQIQDCKEVVYEWTGKCRSCQGSGYVSYYGKRGKPVTCKCIPCMGIGYVQKITARKDIDVMEDLENGKPP; this comes from the exons TCCCCTGCAGCCCTTCGTCCTTCCGGTGCCGCGCCGCCGCCGGAGACCTCTCCGCGGGCCCCTCCTTCATCCAGTCCGTCGCCGGCGGTCTAAGAATTGGCCAGTTCCCCGACGGCGCAGGACTCGCCGTGGAAGGACGGCGCGGCGGCGGCGGAAACGAACCAATAAGGGTGAAGAAATGGTCTCGGAAGAATGAGAGTTACTTGGATAACGACGCCGAGCCTCTTCCCCTTCCAATGACGTATCCCGATTCCTCGCCCGTTTCGCAAGAAGAGATTGATAAGCGCCTCCAATGCGATCCCCAAATTCAG GATTGTAAAGAGGTGGTGTATGAATGGACTGGGAAGTGCCGTAGTTGCCAAGGATCGGGATATGTGAGCTACTATGGCAAGAGAGGGAAACCGGTTACCTGCAAATGCATTCCTTGCATGGGAATTG gttacgTGCAGAAGATAACAGCTCGCAAGGATATTGATGTAATGGAGGATTTGGAGAATGGAAAACCACCATGA
- the LOC114388598 gene encoding calmodulin-like protein 1, with protein MSNTSLLDFQYSLSRKKYLRKPSRLFSWDRQNSGPKNVFPQPKADEMKQVFDKFDSNKDGKISQQEYKATMKALGMGDSVHEVPNIFRVVDLNGDGFINFKEFMEAQSKGGGVRMMDIQSAFRTFDKNGDGRISAEEVKEMLGKLGERCSIEDSRRMVRAVDTDGDGMVDMDEFTTMMTQSLRHV; from the coding sequence ATGTCAAATACAAGTTTGCTTGATTTCCAATACAGCCTCTCAAGGAAAAAATACTTGAGGAAGCCATCACGTCTGTTCTCATGGGACCGGCAGAACTCGGGGCCGAAGAATGTATTTCCTCAGCCTAAGGCTGATGAGATGAAGCAGGTGTTTGACAAGTTTGATTCCAATAAAGATGGGAAAATTTCTCAACAGGAGTACAAAGCCACCATGAAGGCTCTAGGCATGGGGGACTCGGTTCATGAAGTGCCGAATATTTTCAGGGTGGTTGATTTGAATGGAGATGGATTCATCAACTTCAAGGAATTTATGGAAGCTCAGAGCAAGGGTGGCGGGGTTAGGATGATGGATATACAGAGTGCATTTCGGACATTTGATAAGAATGGCGACGGTAGAATAAGTGCTGAAGAAGTTAAAGAAATGCTGGGAAAGCTGGGAGAAAGGTGCAGCATTGAGGACAGTCGGCGAATGGTGAGAGCTGTAGACACTGATGGAGACGGCATGGTTGACATGGACGAGTTCACAACCATGATGACACAGTCCCTGAGGCATGTTTGA